The Miscanthus floridulus cultivar M001 chromosome 17, ASM1932011v1, whole genome shotgun sequence genome has a window encoding:
- the LOC136518951 gene encoding uncharacterized protein: MDNKTSSSIANVPNPAADPYAHSAEAAAEKQSPARHALLALVCLLRVGVIALMASSIPRSAWRARGDPWELAFVAGPSALLAAIFVCLHRAERLTPESPHGERWRLQVAVWALSTAMSCVLAYRVSLAMPAALLVTVVWCMTSFVVVVGFYMLVPCKDRQYQRVEEVHDDADDDGKRKPRNKTRPADQLV, from the coding sequence ATGGATAATAAGACGAGCAGCAGTATCGCCAATGTTCCCAACCCCGCCGCCGATCCCTACGCGCACTCGGCAGAGGCAGCAGCCGAGAAGCAGTCGCCGGCCAGGCACGCGCTGCTGGCTCTCGTGTGCCTGCTCCGCGTCGGCGTGATCGCGCTCATGGCCAGTAGCATCCCTCGGTCGGCGTGGCGGGCGCGCGGCGACCCGTGGGAGCTGGCCTTTGTCGCCGGGCCCAGCGCGCTCCTCGCCGCGATCTTCGTGTGCCTCCACCGCGCCGAGCGGCTCACGCCGGAGTCGCCCCACGGGGAGCGGTGGCGCCTGCAGGTCGCCGTCTGGGCTCTGTCCACCGCCATGAGCTGCGTGTTGGCGTACCGGGTGTCTCTGGCCATGCCGGCCGCGCTACTGGTGACCGTCGTATGGTGCATGACGTCGTTCGTCGTGGTCGTCGGCTTCTACATGCTTGTGCCCTGCAAAGACCGACAGTACCAACGCGTGGAGGAGGTCCACGACGATGCTGATGACGATGGCAAGCGCAAGCCCAGAAACAAAACTAGGCCTGCTGACCAATTGGTTTAG
- the LOC136519008 gene encoding uncharacterized protein, protein MAMATKSIIVTGNAAAATPTVHAKCSGPKAADDDPVSPFSAQLRCACGHCLRFAAAAVVCYSFAATAWRVRHDPQDLAFVAAAASLLAALLACLRRAERLAPDSPAAERRRVQAAVWALSTTLSCAFAYRVAAVMPPPLAVLVWCMTAFVALFGLYLLVLCRDQQYQALPGDDAAIASDRKASAKISPTDELV, encoded by the coding sequence ATGGCAATGGCAACCAAGAGCATCATCGTCACTggcaatgccgccgccgccacccccacCGTCCACGCCAAGTGTTCAGGGCCAAAAGCAGCCGACGACGACCCAGTGTCCCCCTTCTCCGCGCAGCTCAGGTGCGCGTGCGGCCACTGCCTCCGCTTCGCCGCGGCGGCCGTCGTGTGCTACAGCTTCGCGGCCACGGCGTGGCGCGTGCGTCACGACCCGCAGGACCTGGCCTTCGTCGCAGCCGCGGCCTCCCTCCTCGCCGCGCTCCTCGCGTGCCTCCGGCGCGCCGAACGGCTTGCGCCGGACTCGCCCGCGGCCGAGAGGCGCCGCGTGCAGGCCGCCGTGTGGGCGCTCTCCACCACGCTCAGCTGCGCGTTCGCGTACCGCGTCGCCGCGGTCATGCCGCCGCCGCTGGCTGTCCTCGTCTGGTGCATGACCGCGTTCGTCGCCCTCTTTGGTTTGTATCTGCTTGTGCTCTGCAGAGACCAACAGTATCAGGCACTCCCCGGCGACGATGCCGCCATCGCCAGCGACAGAAAGGCCTCTGCCAAGATTAGTCCAACTGATGAATTGGTCTAG
- the LOC136515485 gene encoding uncharacterized protein, with protein sequence MASDREPVSTGIFASGQYKPSVRYKGPEQTSDRPLTPGWGANQPSAPPDLEVMEFDVDPEVEPDPLADWRTPYLDYLPREVLPSDKMKAWWLVHRSKSFVVIDRELYKRSHTRIL encoded by the coding sequence atggcgtccgATCGAGAGCCGGTGTCGACGGGCATTTTCGCCAGCGgccagtacaagccctcggtccgctacAAGGGGCCAGAACAAACTAGTGATAGGCCGCTGACCCCAGGCTGGGGGGCTAACCAACCCTCAGCTCCCCCTGACCTCGAGGTCATGGAGTTTGATGTAGACCCAGaggtagagcctgaccctcttgCTGACTGGAGGACACCTTACCTCGATTACCTCCCCCGTGAGGTGCTACCTTCAGATAAAATGAAGGCTTGGTGGCTCGTGCATCGCAGCAAGTCCTTCGTCGTTATTGACAGggagctctacaagcgaagccacactaggattctgtag